One Syntrophaceae bacterium DNA window includes the following coding sequences:
- a CDS encoding PAS domain S-box protein gives MTEAHLSELDQAERNTRWIVFSRLAVVSYFLGVIVYIQFRAVGKLPEEYLWISYSLISVIYAFSALCLAMPRTARRRRLHLAGQSFFDVVFVTGIVLLTGGIDSVYSVLYSLVIIYSTLFLGRKGGLSIAALCSLSYVLVVNLDCSGTFEFLYDEGIVSRGELTRGYILTRVTTHVASFFIMALLASFVVEQERRTKRLLAEKVTAFDRLDLLHRSIIESIDTGILTVNLVGQIRSFNRAAEEISGFTLGEVFNRSVEEIFPGVSAVIAQAGPDEGVRQRRRFEIVIRRKSGESVILGISGSPLYERGVKIGSILIFQDLTAFKAMEREGERNKQLAFIGQMAAGLAHELRTPLQSISGSIQILRRDLKLEPTDERLMQVILRGKDQMESLVRNFLLMARANRGSRSVTDIGRLVEDVTESLTVGADWNPRVELRKELGQGLKVMGDPAEIRQVLWNLMINAIQAMPEGGTLTVTAAPEGENGSSRAVRVEIGDSGSGIAPDQLEKIWEPFYTTKERGSGLGLAIVRRIVESHGGSVEVQSEVSRGTRFAVRFPRIAPEESDGTGEEGHPARHAAAAGAAQSIIRGDHGADSRCR, from the coding sequence ATGACGGAAGCGCATCTCTCCGAGCTGGACCAGGCAGAACGAAACACGAGGTGGATCGTCTTTTCGCGGCTTGCCGTGGTGTCCTATTTCCTCGGGGTCATCGTCTACATCCAGTTCCGTGCCGTCGGGAAGCTCCCCGAGGAGTACCTCTGGATCAGCTATTCCCTGATTTCCGTCATCTATGCATTTTCCGCCCTCTGCCTTGCCATGCCGAGGACGGCGCGGCGGCGCCGGTTGCATCTGGCCGGCCAATCCTTCTTCGACGTGGTCTTCGTGACGGGGATCGTCCTTCTGACGGGCGGCATCGACAGCGTCTATTCCGTGCTGTACTCGCTGGTCATCATCTACTCGACCCTCTTCCTGGGCCGCAAAGGAGGCCTCTCGATCGCCGCGCTTTGCAGCCTGAGCTACGTGCTGGTCGTCAACCTGGATTGTTCGGGGACCTTCGAGTTTCTCTACGACGAGGGAATCGTTTCCAGGGGAGAGCTGACCCGAGGCTACATCCTCACCCGGGTGACGACCCATGTGGCCTCGTTTTTCATCATGGCTCTCCTGGCGAGCTTCGTGGTGGAGCAGGAACGCAGGACCAAGCGCCTGCTCGCGGAAAAGGTCACGGCCTTCGACCGGCTCGACCTGCTGCATCGCAGCATCATCGAATCCATCGACACCGGCATCCTGACGGTCAACCTCGTGGGTCAGATCCGCTCCTTCAACCGTGCCGCCGAGGAGATTTCGGGCTTCACCCTCGGGGAGGTGTTCAACCGCAGCGTCGAGGAGATCTTCCCGGGTGTTTCGGCCGTGATTGCACAGGCGGGGCCGGACGAGGGGGTTCGGCAACGGAGGCGCTTCGAGATCGTGATCCGGAGGAAGTCAGGCGAGTCCGTGATCCTGGGCATCTCCGGGTCGCCCCTCTACGAACGGGGCGTGAAGATCGGCAGTATCCTCATCTTCCAGGACCTGACTGCGTTCAAGGCAATGGAGCGGGAGGGCGAGAGAAACAAGCAGCTTGCCTTCATCGGGCAGATGGCGGCGGGGCTTGCCCACGAGCTGCGCACCCCGCTGCAGTCCATCAGCGGCTCCATCCAGATCCTCCGGCGCGACCTCAAGCTCGAACCGACGGACGAGCGTCTCATGCAGGTCATCCTGCGGGGAAAGGACCAGATGGAAAGCCTCGTGCGAAACTTTCTTCTCATGGCGCGCGCCAACCGGGGCAGCCGGTCGGTGACGGACATCGGCAGGCTCGTCGAGGACGTGACCGAGTCGCTCACCGTGGGAGCCGACTGGAACCCGAGGGTAGAGCTGCGAAAAGAACTGGGGCAGGGGCTCAAGGTGATGGGCGACCCTGCCGAGATCCGGCAGGTCCTGTGGAACCTCATGATCAACGCGATCCAGGCCATGCCGGAGGGAGGGACCCTCACCGTGACCGCCGCGCCCGAAGGTGAGAACGGTTCGTCGCGCGCCGTGAGAGTCGAGATCGGCGACTCCGGAAGCGGCATCGCACCGGACCAGCTCGAAAAGATTTGGGAGCCCTTCTACACGACCAAGGAACGGGGCAGCGGCCTGGGCCTCGCCATCGTGCGGCGGATCGTGGAGAGCCACGGCGGTTCGGTCGAGGTGCAGAGCGAGGTCTCCCGGGGAACGCGGTTCGCCGTCCGATTTCCCCGGATTGCGCCGGAGGAATCGGATGGTACCGGCGAAGAAGGGCATCCGGCACGGCATGCGGCTGCGGCGGGTGCCGCGCAATCAATAATAAGAGGTGACCATGGAGCGGATTCTCGTTGTCGATGA